A genome region from Lucilia cuprina isolate Lc7/37 chromosome 3, ASM2204524v1, whole genome shotgun sequence includes the following:
- the LOC111685930 gene encoding kinesin-related protein 4 isoform X1, producing MATSSSSNSTSSRLGSASPSTSVICQEVFDESCQPSEEEINDYAVLVGIDPVKETHLLYLAKEGLMQALPDDWKICYSEEKGGHYYYNLKTKTSQWEHPLDDVYRNLVEQARQKHQNAAALQSHNNTTNVIINALTNTTNSTTTSIAPTTTTNVVDNSDDASQLDSGIRSLQGTDECDNTTNTFEMSSPSTTQMTQGAIPKQSNNSMGGANGSSGCGSLTTNNSSSSSCTPSGFSGGVSRFLESRTKNFGSTFMPVKNTRFEVAKTNPQLGFNMRLSNDNILQKFPLANKPETDALSLNEKKGFTLSGTGAMFLKSRRQMEVGLNQASAIITNPHNIVSNSSNVIVEGIAGTPPGVKGILRDSSLTDMRRRMEKENHEETGDDKKRVHFNLEDCSKMRHSPEEDPSSSRKLTQSPEVSANSDDDAEDDDPWDDDDEDDGEELNDCVGIGSLPLDGVAYQRSLNPFFINDEKHLKEVKIIPVSKTQTIQMLKAQSFSMDLPEREKAKITDLTRSQSVEHAQIANNSAVQYLDKLKESTTVKPLYEDTDSDSKGSSVRSFIINKSEQDSLQSAGPSNNPFDLDELDRKHSREVEQLEKKLQSVTSEKSAARSLKVASKIVNFLKKDTEKVAEKSKDEETDKTAENMQENLEKEKQLWLKEERERLEEQLQKEIDLIKKEHEQKLKSIRHEYDLRLTSHRHQMEEAIELQFEEIRHQLEEELDTKRKAVVDEHKTQMCTLQKNHAEILEDLERDLKSEEEILKKEHALKLSEMKDKLNHELELERQRMRDNGEDRLYEKVRCEKRLLEDKYRCLKEKYIRLKTDVKLSLERRNRRREAQALQQQSLHTCTTGSETERSISNKPSIGNSDNRSLSYSTSCQNSVGVSTNTTGKNGKPPLPPKTHLHPPAKGELHQQHHSERSTEKGPAVATRKPGIASKYIKHLQAQDDTTSMSQSDTTISNNYSKGRYLPAPQPILSDNGNSDSEAFQSNQENNNNSRGGSGVQRKKQFSRQKSASTSRLNNSENFKSERPCTPVENLRHQLQKLEDLEDQFPENTLDATYHLRYPFSDISNADYAAAGAASSELEFFKHRIHLERDSVRRAKESLRTQRTNFRARQREIKQRHKAMVSRHSLDQLIQEEKELTEMEVNLHRTRALLGEKVIRLRHLEQSLLRIYEKEKPTMDLLGVEQKEDATLSDLSSHSSSGFSSTDFASGDTQNLNKRKDLYQLESNDCIKNLEILNAEIREILDLLGKTGQHGALTAPMISPSELNWSHMLTTGTVATNNPSSGNNHINLQQQLNAASNVPSTLHTAHSIPTLADRLETYRQLASGRMQNSIIAANTIVSQNPRAVSYTTSLVERTRDLRNWLRQAKNEHELLSSMTLGLTGVHPTNQLTATAALGASGSGAGGGGGSQTNL from the exons AAATCAACGATTATGCTGTATTGGTTGGCATTGATCCAGTTAAAGAAACACATTTGCTGTATTTGGCTAAAGAAGGTTTGATGCAGGCCCTGCCCGATGATTGGAAAATATG ttattcagaggaaaaaggtggtcattattattataatctaaaaacaaaaacctcaCAATGGGAACATCCACTCGACGATGTTTATCGTAATTTAGTAGAACAAGCAAGACAAAAGCATCAAAATGCTGCTGCTTTACAATCACACAACAATACGACGAATGTCATCATTAACGCTCTTACTAATACCACCAATTCAACGACGACCTCAATAGCTcctacaacaactacaaatgtGGTGGATAATTCAGATGATGCCTCACAATTAGATTCGGGTATACGTAGTCTACAGGGCACCGATGAATGTGATAATACTACCAACACTTTTGAAATGTCTTCACCCAGTACAACGCAAATGACTCAGGGAGCTATACCGAAACAGAGTAACAACAGTATGGGAGGGGCTAATGGTAGCAGCGGCTGTGGTAGTTTAACTACCAACAATTCTTCTTCTTCCTCTTGCACTCCAAGTGGTTTTAGTGGTGGTGTTAGTCGTTTCTTAGAATCGAGAACGAAAAATTTCGGTTCCACCTTTATGCCGGTTAAGAATACACGCTTTGAAGTGGCCAAAACAAATCCACAATTAGGTTTCAATATGCGTTTGTCGAAtgataatattttgcaaaagttCCCATTGGCCAATAAGCCAGAAACCGATGCCTTAAGTCTCAATGAAAAGAAAGGTTTTACACTGTCGGGCACAGGAGCCATGTTTTTAAAATCACGCCGTCAAATGGAAGTGGGTTTAAATCAGGCTTCTGCCATTATCACCAATCCGCACAATATCGTCAGTAATAGTTCCAATGTTATAGTGGAGGGCATTGCTGGTACACCTCCGGGGGTTAAGGGTATATTACGTGATTCCAGTTTGACTGACATGCGTAGACGCATGGAAAAGGAGAATCATGAAGAGACAGGCGATGATAAAAAGCGTGTACATTTTAATCTAGAAGATTGCTCTAAAATGCGTCATTCGCCCGAAGAGGATCCTAGTAGTTCTAGAAAATTGACTCAAAGTCCTGAAGTATCGGCTAATTCAGATGATGATGCTGAAGATGATGATCCTTGGGATGATGACGATGAAGATGATGGCGAGGAGCTAAATGATTGTGTGGGTATTGGCAGTTTGCCTTTAGATGGTGTGGCCTATCAACGTAGCCTCAATCCGTTCTTTATCAACGATgaaaaacatttgaaagaggttaAGATAATTCCCGTTTCTAAGACTCAAACCATTCAAATGTTAAAAGCTCAAAGCTTTTCTATGGATTTGCCTGAACGTGAAAAAGCCAAAATCACCGATTTGACTAGATCACAAAGTGTTGAACATGCTCAAATCGCCAATAACTCGGCCGTGCAATATTTGGACAAACTGAAAGAGTCAACCACAGTTAAACCGCTTTACGAGGATACCGATTCCGATTCTAAAGGCAGTTCCGTTAGAAGTTTTATAATCAACAAATCCGAACAAGATTCTTTGCAATCGGCCGGTCCATCCAACAATCCTTTCGATCTAGATGAACTGGATCGTAAACACAGTCGTGAGGTAGAGCAGTTGGAGAAGAAATTGCAGTCGGTAACTAGTGAAAAATCTGCTGCAAGATCCTTAAAAGTTGCTTCCAAAATAGTGAATTTCCTAAAGAAAGACACGGAGAAAGTTGCGGAAAAATCTAAAGATGAGGAAACGGACAAGACTGCCGAGAATATGCAGGAAAATTTGgagaaagaaaaacaactatGGCTGAAAGAAGAACGTGAACGATTGGAGGAACAATTGCAAAAAGAAATCGATTTGATAAAGAAAGAACATGAGCAGAAACTAAAGAGTATACGTCATGAATATGACTTGCGTCTGACCTCGCATCGCCACCAAATGGAAGAAGCTATCGAACTGCAATTTGAGGAAATACGACATCAATTGGAAGAAGAATTGGATACTAAACGCAAGGCAGTGGTAGATGAACATAAGACGCAAATGTGTACCCTACAAAAGAATCATGCCGAGATATTGGAGGACTTGGAAAGAGATCTCAAGAGTGAGGAAGAGATATTGAAAAAGGAACATGCCTTAAAACTAAGCGAAATGAAAGATAAACTAAATCATGAACTAGAGCTGGAGAGACAAAGAATGCGAGACAATGGCGAAGATAGACTGTATGAGAAAGTGCGCTGTGAAAAACGTCTTCTTGAAGATAAATATAGATGCCTCAAGGAGAAGTATATAAGACTAAAGACCGATGTTAAACTATCGTTGGAAAGAAGAAATCGTAGGCGTGAAGCGCAAGCCCTGCAGCAACAAAGTTTACACACTTGTACCACGGGTTCGGAGACAGAACGATCCATATCGAATAAGCCTTCTATAGGTAATAGCGATAATCGTTCTCTTTCATATTCTACATCCTGTCAAAATAGTGTTGGTGTTTCTACCAATACCACGGGCAAGAATGGCAAACCTCCATTGCCACCCAAAACACATCTACATCCTCCCGCTAAAGGTGAATTACATCAGCAGCATCATAGCGAGCGTAGTACTGAAAAGGGTCCTGCTGTGGCAACGCGTAAGCCGGGTATAGCCTCTAAATATATCAAACACTTGCAGGCCCAGGATGATACTACTTCAATGAGTCAATCGGATACTACTATTTCCAACAACTATTCCAAGGGACGTTATTTGCCGGCTCCTCAACCTATATTAAGTGATAATGGCAATTCGGATTCCGAAGCTTTCCAAAGTAATCAagagaataataataattctcGCGGTGGAAGTGGTGTACAACGTAAGAAACAATTCTCACGTCAAAAATCCGCTTCTACTTCGCGTCTCAATAATTCGGAAAACTTTAAGTCCGAACGTCCTTGTACACCAGTCGAAAATCTACGACATCAATTACAAAAGCTGGAAGATTTAGAAGATCAATTTCCCGAAAATACTCTGGATGCTACCTATCATTTGCGTTATCCATTTTCGGATATATCCAATGCCGATTATGCTGCTGCTGGGGCAGCCAGTTCGGAATTGGAATTCTTTAAGCATCGCATACATCTAGAGCGTGATTCGGTGCGTAGAGCCAAAGAATCTTTGCGCACACAAAGAACCAATTTCCGGGCCAGACAACGAGAGATCAAACAACGTCACAAGGCCATGGTTAGTCGCCATAGTTTGGATCAATTGATACAGGAGGAAAAAGAGCTTACCGAAATGGAGGTGAACTTGCATCGTACCAGAGCTTTATTGGGTGAGAAGGTCATACGTTTACGACACTTGGAACAGAGTCTTTTGCGtatttatgaaaaagaaaaacctaCCATGGATCTATTGGGTGTGGAACAGAAAGAAGATGCCACGCTCAGTGATTTATCCTCACATTCTAGCTCAGGTTTTAGCAGCACTGATTTTGCCAGTGGCGATACACAGAATCTTAATAAACGTAAAGATCTATATcaattagaatcgaatgattGCATTAagaatttggaaattttgaatGCCGAAATACGAGAGATTTTAGATTTGTTGGGTAAAACGGGACAACATGGAG ctttaaccGCTCCCATGATCTCGCCTTCTGAATTGAATTGGTCGCATATGTTAACTACTGGAACGGTAGCAACCAATAATCCCTCATCAGGTAACAACCATATTAatctacaacaacaacttaatGCCGCTAGCAATGTTCCTTCCACACTACATACAGCTCATTCTATTCCAACTTTAGCAGATCGTTTGGAAACCTATAGACAACTAGCCTCGGGACGCATGCAGAATTCTATTATAGCAGCCAATACCATAGTCTCACAAAATCCTCGAGCCGTTAGCTATACCACTAGTCTGGTGGAACGTACCAGAGATTTACGCAATTGGTTGAGGCAGGCTAAAAATGAACATGAACTCTTGAGCAGCATGACCTTGGGTTTGACGGGTGTACATCCCACTAATCAATTGACTGCTACTGCAGCTTTGGGTGCTAGTGGCAGCGGTGCCGGCGGTGGGGGAGGATCACAAACGAATCTATAA
- the LOC111685930 gene encoding kinesin-related protein 4 isoform X4, with the protein MIGKYEEKGGHYYYNLKTKTSQWEHPLDDVYRNLVEQARQKHQNAAALQSHNNTTNVIINALTNTTNSTTTSIAPTTTTNVVDNSDDASQLDSGIRSLQGTDECDNTTNTFEMSSPSTTQMTQGAIPKQSNNSMGGANGSSGCGSLTTNNSSSSSCTPSGFSGGVSRFLESRTKNFGSTFMPVKNTRFEVAKTNPQLGFNMRLSNDNILQKFPLANKPETDALSLNEKKGFTLSGTGAMFLKSRRQMEVGLNQASAIITNPHNIVSNSSNVIVEGIAGTPPGVKGILRDSSLTDMRRRMEKENHEETGDDKKRVHFNLEDCSKMRHSPEEDPSSSRKLTQSPEVSANSDDDAEDDDPWDDDDEDDGEELNDCVGIGSLPLDGVAYQRSLNPFFINDEKHLKEVKIIPVSKTQTIQMLKAQSFSMDLPEREKAKITDLTRSQSVEHAQIANNSAVQYLDKLKESTTVKPLYEDTDSDSKGSSVRSFIINKSEQDSLQSAGPSNNPFDLDELDRKHSREVEQLEKKLQSVTSEKSAARSLKVASKIVNFLKKDTEKVAEKSKDEETDKTAENMQENLEKEKQLWLKEERERLEEQLQKEIDLIKKEHEQKLKSIRHEYDLRLTSHRHQMEEAIELQFEEIRHQLEEELDTKRKAVVDEHKTQMCTLQKNHAEILEDLERDLKSEEEILKKEHALKLSEMKDKLNHELELERQRMRDNGEDRLYEKVRCEKRLLEDKYRCLKEKYIRLKTDVKLSLERRNRRREAQALQQQSLHTCTTGSETERSISNKPSIGNSDNRSLSYSTSCQNSVGVSTNTTGKNGKPPLPPKTHLHPPAKGELHQQHHSERSTEKGPAVATRKPGIASKYIKHLQAQDDTTSMSQSDTTISNNYSKGRYLPAPQPILSDNGNSDSEAFQSNQENNNNSRGGSGVQRKKQFSRQKSASTSRLNNSENFKSERPCTPVENLRHQLQKLEDLEDQFPENTLDATYHLRYPFSDISNADYAAAGAASSELEFFKHRIHLERDSVRRAKESLRTQRTNFRARQREIKQRHKAMVSRHSLDQLIQEEKELTEMEVNLHRTRALLGEKVIRLRHLEQSLLRIYEKEKPTMDLLGVEQKEDATLSDLSSHSSSGFSSTDFASGDTQNLNKRKDLYQLESNDCIKNLEILNAEIREILDLLGKTGQHGALTAPMISPSELNWSHMLTTGTVATNNPSSGNNHINLQQQLNAASNVPSTLHTAHSIPTLADRLETYRQLASGRMQNSIIAANTIVSQNPRAVSYTTSLVERTRDLRNWLRQAKNEHELLSSMTLGLTGVHPTNQLTATAALGASGSGAGGGGGSQTNL; encoded by the exons ATGATTGGAAAATATG aggaaaaaggtggtcattattattataatctaaaaacaaaaacctcaCAATGGGAACATCCACTCGACGATGTTTATCGTAATTTAGTAGAACAAGCAAGACAAAAGCATCAAAATGCTGCTGCTTTACAATCACACAACAATACGACGAATGTCATCATTAACGCTCTTACTAATACCACCAATTCAACGACGACCTCAATAGCTcctacaacaactacaaatgtGGTGGATAATTCAGATGATGCCTCACAATTAGATTCGGGTATACGTAGTCTACAGGGCACCGATGAATGTGATAATACTACCAACACTTTTGAAATGTCTTCACCCAGTACAACGCAAATGACTCAGGGAGCTATACCGAAACAGAGTAACAACAGTATGGGAGGGGCTAATGGTAGCAGCGGCTGTGGTAGTTTAACTACCAACAATTCTTCTTCTTCCTCTTGCACTCCAAGTGGTTTTAGTGGTGGTGTTAGTCGTTTCTTAGAATCGAGAACGAAAAATTTCGGTTCCACCTTTATGCCGGTTAAGAATACACGCTTTGAAGTGGCCAAAACAAATCCACAATTAGGTTTCAATATGCGTTTGTCGAAtgataatattttgcaaaagttCCCATTGGCCAATAAGCCAGAAACCGATGCCTTAAGTCTCAATGAAAAGAAAGGTTTTACACTGTCGGGCACAGGAGCCATGTTTTTAAAATCACGCCGTCAAATGGAAGTGGGTTTAAATCAGGCTTCTGCCATTATCACCAATCCGCACAATATCGTCAGTAATAGTTCCAATGTTATAGTGGAGGGCATTGCTGGTACACCTCCGGGGGTTAAGGGTATATTACGTGATTCCAGTTTGACTGACATGCGTAGACGCATGGAAAAGGAGAATCATGAAGAGACAGGCGATGATAAAAAGCGTGTACATTTTAATCTAGAAGATTGCTCTAAAATGCGTCATTCGCCCGAAGAGGATCCTAGTAGTTCTAGAAAATTGACTCAAAGTCCTGAAGTATCGGCTAATTCAGATGATGATGCTGAAGATGATGATCCTTGGGATGATGACGATGAAGATGATGGCGAGGAGCTAAATGATTGTGTGGGTATTGGCAGTTTGCCTTTAGATGGTGTGGCCTATCAACGTAGCCTCAATCCGTTCTTTATCAACGATgaaaaacatttgaaagaggttaAGATAATTCCCGTTTCTAAGACTCAAACCATTCAAATGTTAAAAGCTCAAAGCTTTTCTATGGATTTGCCTGAACGTGAAAAAGCCAAAATCACCGATTTGACTAGATCACAAAGTGTTGAACATGCTCAAATCGCCAATAACTCGGCCGTGCAATATTTGGACAAACTGAAAGAGTCAACCACAGTTAAACCGCTTTACGAGGATACCGATTCCGATTCTAAAGGCAGTTCCGTTAGAAGTTTTATAATCAACAAATCCGAACAAGATTCTTTGCAATCGGCCGGTCCATCCAACAATCCTTTCGATCTAGATGAACTGGATCGTAAACACAGTCGTGAGGTAGAGCAGTTGGAGAAGAAATTGCAGTCGGTAACTAGTGAAAAATCTGCTGCAAGATCCTTAAAAGTTGCTTCCAAAATAGTGAATTTCCTAAAGAAAGACACGGAGAAAGTTGCGGAAAAATCTAAAGATGAGGAAACGGACAAGACTGCCGAGAATATGCAGGAAAATTTGgagaaagaaaaacaactatGGCTGAAAGAAGAACGTGAACGATTGGAGGAACAATTGCAAAAAGAAATCGATTTGATAAAGAAAGAACATGAGCAGAAACTAAAGAGTATACGTCATGAATATGACTTGCGTCTGACCTCGCATCGCCACCAAATGGAAGAAGCTATCGAACTGCAATTTGAGGAAATACGACATCAATTGGAAGAAGAATTGGATACTAAACGCAAGGCAGTGGTAGATGAACATAAGACGCAAATGTGTACCCTACAAAAGAATCATGCCGAGATATTGGAGGACTTGGAAAGAGATCTCAAGAGTGAGGAAGAGATATTGAAAAAGGAACATGCCTTAAAACTAAGCGAAATGAAAGATAAACTAAATCATGAACTAGAGCTGGAGAGACAAAGAATGCGAGACAATGGCGAAGATAGACTGTATGAGAAAGTGCGCTGTGAAAAACGTCTTCTTGAAGATAAATATAGATGCCTCAAGGAGAAGTATATAAGACTAAAGACCGATGTTAAACTATCGTTGGAAAGAAGAAATCGTAGGCGTGAAGCGCAAGCCCTGCAGCAACAAAGTTTACACACTTGTACCACGGGTTCGGAGACAGAACGATCCATATCGAATAAGCCTTCTATAGGTAATAGCGATAATCGTTCTCTTTCATATTCTACATCCTGTCAAAATAGTGTTGGTGTTTCTACCAATACCACGGGCAAGAATGGCAAACCTCCATTGCCACCCAAAACACATCTACATCCTCCCGCTAAAGGTGAATTACATCAGCAGCATCATAGCGAGCGTAGTACTGAAAAGGGTCCTGCTGTGGCAACGCGTAAGCCGGGTATAGCCTCTAAATATATCAAACACTTGCAGGCCCAGGATGATACTACTTCAATGAGTCAATCGGATACTACTATTTCCAACAACTATTCCAAGGGACGTTATTTGCCGGCTCCTCAACCTATATTAAGTGATAATGGCAATTCGGATTCCGAAGCTTTCCAAAGTAATCAagagaataataataattctcGCGGTGGAAGTGGTGTACAACGTAAGAAACAATTCTCACGTCAAAAATCCGCTTCTACTTCGCGTCTCAATAATTCGGAAAACTTTAAGTCCGAACGTCCTTGTACACCAGTCGAAAATCTACGACATCAATTACAAAAGCTGGAAGATTTAGAAGATCAATTTCCCGAAAATACTCTGGATGCTACCTATCATTTGCGTTATCCATTTTCGGATATATCCAATGCCGATTATGCTGCTGCTGGGGCAGCCAGTTCGGAATTGGAATTCTTTAAGCATCGCATACATCTAGAGCGTGATTCGGTGCGTAGAGCCAAAGAATCTTTGCGCACACAAAGAACCAATTTCCGGGCCAGACAACGAGAGATCAAACAACGTCACAAGGCCATGGTTAGTCGCCATAGTTTGGATCAATTGATACAGGAGGAAAAAGAGCTTACCGAAATGGAGGTGAACTTGCATCGTACCAGAGCTTTATTGGGTGAGAAGGTCATACGTTTACGACACTTGGAACAGAGTCTTTTGCGtatttatgaaaaagaaaaacctaCCATGGATCTATTGGGTGTGGAACAGAAAGAAGATGCCACGCTCAGTGATTTATCCTCACATTCTAGCTCAGGTTTTAGCAGCACTGATTTTGCCAGTGGCGATACACAGAATCTTAATAAACGTAAAGATCTATATcaattagaatcgaatgattGCATTAagaatttggaaattttgaatGCCGAAATACGAGAGATTTTAGATTTGTTGGGTAAAACGGGACAACATGGAG ctttaaccGCTCCCATGATCTCGCCTTCTGAATTGAATTGGTCGCATATGTTAACTACTGGAACGGTAGCAACCAATAATCCCTCATCAGGTAACAACCATATTAatctacaacaacaacttaatGCCGCTAGCAATGTTCCTTCCACACTACATACAGCTCATTCTATTCCAACTTTAGCAGATCGTTTGGAAACCTATAGACAACTAGCCTCGGGACGCATGCAGAATTCTATTATAGCAGCCAATACCATAGTCTCACAAAATCCTCGAGCCGTTAGCTATACCACTAGTCTGGTGGAACGTACCAGAGATTTACGCAATTGGTTGAGGCAGGCTAAAAATGAACATGAACTCTTGAGCAGCATGACCTTGGGTTTGACGGGTGTACATCCCACTAATCAATTGACTGCTACTGCAGCTTTGGGTGCTAGTGGCAGCGGTGCCGGCGGTGGGGGAGGATCACAAACGAATCTATAA